The following proteins are co-located in the Heteronotia binoei isolate CCM8104 ecotype False Entrance Well chromosome 8, APGP_CSIRO_Hbin_v1, whole genome shotgun sequence genome:
- the LOC132575987 gene encoding anti-apoptotic protein NR13-like, whose amino-acid sequence MLSDLTAETRRLVDGYLRRNLSGSVLSHSHTAKTLRRVADKLESREKTFFHSICSTAILPEPGRADVHLRRVAAQMASDGGLNWGRVVALFVFTGTLATALAERGAHEEIGGLTEALVIYLSVEKREWLEAHGGWEGFYRYFNKHGSDSISRCDTKSNTIIATAGFVLAGLAFLMAVR is encoded by the coding sequence ATGCTGAGCGATCTGACAGCCGAGACAAGGCGACTGGTGGATGGCTACTTGCGACGCAACCTGAGTGGTTCGGTGCTGTCTCACAGCCACACGGCCAAGACCCTGCGGAGAGTGGCTGACAAGCTGGAGAGCCGTGAGAAGACATTCTTTCACTCCATTTGCTCCACAGCAATCTTGCCGGAGCCTGGTAGGGCAGACGTCCATTTGAGACGTGTGGCGGCGCAGATGGCATCTGATGGCGGGCTTAACTGGGGTCGAGTAGTGGCGCTGTTTGTGTTCACCGGCACCTTGGCAACAGCTCTGGCTGAGCGGGGGGCCCACGAGGAGATCGGCGGCCTGACAGAAGCAttggtcatctatctgtctgtggagAAGCGCGAGTGGCTGGAGGCGCATGGTGGCTGGGAAGGGTTCTACCGCTACTTCAACAAACACGGTTCTGATTCAATCAGCCGGTGCGATACCAAAAGCAACACTATCATAGCGACCGCCGGATTTGTCCTAGCAGGATTAGCTTTCCTCATGGCTGTGAGATAA